In Sphingobacterium thalpophilum, a genomic segment contains:
- a CDS encoding S41 family peptidase, whose product MKRPTIYLFVLVYVLTLLSCANVEKYNRFIETPLSVEAMQQDINYVEHNLWKMHPDLFLYVRENQLKTKFDSLRAAIRQPLLPNQFQLELASVLAQVRQGHMTLSPLISKFDPKGKDKVRYQKSKGPFSQLGFHWQENTLYLSKNGTLDSSLVLGSKILAIEGIQPQNLYTKYRPTFTSDGYNTTFIDQAFERLLPRFYQLELGYKDSISVLFSRADSTYERIVVRRFDSVDTKAKSGITTTAVKKVRQPDQKKSDLKKQRKIFGYNANLKRMSKQLSFPVKGDSSIALLKVADFSYGRPKEAYRRIFDRLELNSVQYLILDLRGNLGGRLFDVKELYSYLVEEDKYQFVQPAVINSKFKLPFYQIKGLPGWSYPVLSPFIIPSAVVSWTKTFSKDGRNYTHLTGSKSEKSKGNRYRGDLFVLIDGGTFSAASLIATNLKVGKRAVFVGEETGGAASGTVAGVLPVLKLPNSHLRWRFGLMDVKPYYQVNEAGRGVMPDVPVVRSVDDVIKGKDPVLDKVLKSIKVQ is encoded by the coding sequence ATGAAAAGGCCAACTATTTATCTATTCGTATTGGTGTATGTGCTGACATTATTAAGCTGTGCAAATGTCGAGAAGTACAATCGATTTATTGAAACTCCCCTGTCAGTGGAAGCTATGCAGCAAGATATCAACTATGTTGAGCATAACTTATGGAAAATGCATCCAGACCTGTTTCTGTATGTGCGGGAAAATCAGTTAAAGACTAAGTTTGATAGCCTTCGTGCTGCGATCCGTCAACCCTTATTGCCCAACCAATTTCAGCTGGAATTAGCATCTGTACTGGCTCAAGTTCGGCAGGGGCATATGACGCTGAGTCCTCTTATTTCCAAATTTGATCCAAAAGGTAAGGATAAAGTCCGTTATCAAAAAAGTAAGGGTCCCTTTTCACAGCTGGGTTTCCATTGGCAGGAAAATACACTCTATCTCTCAAAAAATGGGACGTTAGATTCAAGCTTGGTCCTAGGCTCTAAAATTCTTGCCATTGAAGGCATACAACCGCAAAATCTATATACAAAATATCGTCCGACCTTTACGTCGGACGGCTATAATACGACATTTATAGATCAGGCTTTTGAGCGTTTATTGCCTCGGTTTTACCAATTGGAACTGGGGTATAAAGATTCTATCTCGGTTTTGTTCTCTCGGGCCGATAGTACATATGAGCGGATTGTTGTCAGAAGGTTTGACAGTGTCGATACAAAGGCTAAGTCAGGGATAACGACCACAGCTGTGAAAAAAGTGCGCCAGCCTGATCAGAAGAAAAGTGATCTAAAAAAGCAGCGTAAAATCTTTGGTTATAATGCCAATCTAAAAAGAATGAGTAAACAGCTCTCTTTCCCTGTCAAAGGCGACAGTAGTATTGCTTTGTTGAAGGTGGCAGACTTTTCCTATGGACGTCCAAAGGAAGCTTACAGAAGGATTTTTGATCGGCTGGAGCTTAATTCGGTACAATACCTGATCTTGGATCTTCGTGGCAATTTGGGCGGACGCTTATTCGATGTGAAGGAGCTGTATAGTTATCTGGTAGAGGAGGATAAATACCAATTTGTTCAGCCAGCAGTAATCAATTCAAAATTCAAGTTGCCGTTCTATCAGATAAAAGGATTGCCGGGCTGGTCTTATCCCGTTTTATCGCCATTTATCATACCTAGTGCGGTTGTATCCTGGACAAAGACCTTTTCCAAAGATGGGAGAAATTATACCCACCTTACAGGGAGTAAAAGTGAAAAATCAAAAGGCAATCGCTATCGCGGTGATTTATTTGTATTGATTGATGGCGGGACATTTTCTGCCGCGAGTTTAATTGCTACAAATTTAAAAGTTGGGAAGCGGGCTGTGTTTGTGGGCGAGGAAACTGGTGGTGCAGCTAGCGGTACGGTTGCGGGAGTTCTTCCTGTACTGAAACTGCCAAACTCCCATCTGCGTTGGCGTTTCGGCTTAATGGATGTCAAACCTTATTATCAAGTAAACGAAGCGGGGCGGGGTGTTATGCCTGATGTTCCAGTCGTACGCAGTGTTGATGATGTTATCAAGGGGAAAGATCCGGTATTGGATAAGGTGCTGAAGTCTATTAAAGTTCAATAG